A single window of Cellulomonas sp. NTE-D12 DNA harbors:
- a CDS encoding general stress protein: MSFTRPNRTPSTPTLPKGETVASYGTYLEAQRAVDHLADSQFPVQHVTIVGTDLQMVERVLRRLSYPSVALGGFASGAWFGLFVGLIFTLFSSNATSLFLPAILFGGAFGLLFSVITYSFSRGRRDFTSSSQIVATSYSVLCATEHAGKARQLLASIGGVRSGWPDRTPEPSRPMGPPPSDPTATYPGPARPDVPPVAPPAPPVPPASPTGPSAPSRAGEPTGPSGPGGPSGPGEPTA, from the coding sequence ATGTCGTTCACCCGTCCGAACCGGACCCCGAGCACACCGACGCTGCCCAAGGGGGAGACCGTCGCGTCCTACGGCACCTACCTCGAGGCGCAGCGGGCGGTGGACCACCTCGCCGACTCCCAGTTCCCCGTGCAGCACGTGACGATCGTCGGCACCGACCTGCAGATGGTGGAGCGGGTGCTGCGGCGGCTGTCCTACCCGTCGGTGGCGCTCGGCGGGTTCGCCTCGGGGGCGTGGTTCGGTCTGTTCGTCGGGCTGATCTTCACCCTGTTCTCGTCGAACGCGACGAGCCTGTTCCTGCCCGCGATCCTGTTCGGCGGGGCGTTCGGGCTGCTCTTCTCGGTGATCACCTACTCGTTCTCGCGGGGCCGGCGCGACTTCACCTCGTCGAGCCAGATCGTCGCGACGTCCTACTCGGTGCTGTGCGCGACGGAGCACGCCGGCAAGGCGCGCCAGCTGCTCGCGTCGATCGGCGGGGTCCGCTCCGGCTGGCCGGACCGCACTCCGGAGCCCAGCCGGCCGATGGGACCCCCGCCGTCGGACCCCACCGCCACCTACCCGGGACCGGCGCGGCCCGACGTGCCACCGGTCGCGCCCCCGGCGCCGCCGGTGCCGCCCGCCTCGCCGACCGGTCCGTCGGCTCCGTCGCGTGCGGGTGAGCCGACGGGACCGTCCGGACCGGGTGGGCCGTCCGGACCGGGTGAGCCGACCGCCTGA
- a CDS encoding CBS domain-containing protein, giving the protein MSAAGTRVFVARLAGTMVFDPLGDHVGRVRDVVVLVRPKGAARAVGLVVEVPGRRRIFLPLTRVTAIDPGQVISTGLLNMRRFEQRAAETLVVGELLDRTVDLVDGSGTVLIEDVAIERQRNGDWLATQLFVRRPRPSGGLLRRRGETMLVGADEVRGLARTTDAQGARLLLAQYADLKPADLADALHDLTTARRLEVAAALDDERLADVLEELPEDDQVEILQVLDLTRAADVLEAMQPDDAADLLGELPDAQQAELLGLMQPEEARDVRRLLAYEDNTAGGLMTTEPVILGPETPIAAALAHVRRQDLNPALASVVFVTRPPLETPTGRFIGVVHLQRMLREPPHQPIGAIVDTDLEPVTADAPLLRVTRELATYNLLVLPVVDAERRLLGAVSVDDVLDHLLPEDWREVDDETTGAQHG; this is encoded by the coding sequence GTGAGCGCCGCCGGGACACGCGTCTTCGTCGCACGGCTCGCGGGCACCATGGTGTTCGACCCCCTCGGGGACCACGTCGGCCGGGTCCGCGACGTCGTCGTGCTGGTGCGCCCGAAGGGGGCGGCGCGCGCAGTGGGGCTGGTCGTCGAGGTACCGGGACGACGCCGCATCTTCCTGCCGCTGACCCGCGTGACCGCGATCGACCCCGGACAGGTGATCTCCACCGGGCTGCTCAACATGCGCCGCTTCGAGCAGCGCGCCGCCGAGACGCTCGTCGTCGGGGAGCTGCTGGACCGGACGGTGGACCTGGTCGACGGTTCGGGAACGGTGCTGATCGAGGACGTCGCGATCGAGCGGCAGCGCAACGGCGACTGGTTGGCCACCCAGCTGTTCGTCCGGCGCCCCCGGCCCAGCGGTGGGCTGCTGCGCCGCCGTGGCGAGACGATGCTCGTCGGCGCCGACGAGGTCAGGGGTCTCGCGCGCACGACGGACGCCCAGGGCGCCCGGCTGCTCCTCGCGCAGTACGCCGACCTGAAGCCCGCCGACCTCGCCGACGCGCTGCACGACCTGACCACCGCGCGGCGGCTCGAGGTGGCCGCGGCGCTGGACGACGAGCGCCTGGCGGACGTGCTCGAGGAGCTGCCGGAGGACGACCAGGTCGAGATCCTGCAGGTCCTGGACCTGACCCGGGCGGCGGACGTGCTCGAGGCGATGCAGCCCGACGACGCGGCAGACCTGCTCGGCGAGCTGCCTGACGCGCAGCAGGCGGAGCTGCTGGGCCTGATGCAGCCGGAGGAGGCGCGGGACGTCCGCCGGCTGCTCGCCTACGAGGACAACACCGCCGGCGGCCTGATGACCACCGAACCGGTGATCCTGGGCCCTGAGACACCGATCGCCGCGGCGCTCGCGCACGTCCGGCGGCAGGACCTCAACCCGGCCCTCGCATCGGTCGTGTTCGTCACGCGCCCACCGCTGGAGACGCCGACGGGCCGGTTCATCGGCGTCGTGCACCTGCAGCGCATGCTGCGCGAACCGCCGCACCAGCCGATCGGGGCGATCGTCGACACCGACCTCGAACCGGTGACGGCCGACGCGCCGCTGCTGAGGGTCACCCGTGAGCTCGCCACCTACAACCTGCTGGTGCTCCCGGTGGTCGACGCCGAGCGGCGGCTGCTCGGTGCGGTGTCCGTGGACGACGTGCTGGACCACCTGCTGCCGGAGGACTGGCGCGAGGTCGACGACGAGACGACGGGTGCCCAGCATGGCTGA
- a CDS encoding DUF1003 domain-containing protein translates to MAERRLDTPREQGRTWRPALDPDAIGRGAEAFARFMGTGRFLLYMTGFIIVWIFLNVVGLVGHWDPYPFILLNLCFSVQASYAAPLILLAQNRQDDRDRVALEQDRQQAERSLADTEFLAREMAALRIALSEVATRDFVRSELRALLEDLTEDRDADVVPTTSGGTDRSAPPSA, encoded by the coding sequence ATGGCTGAGCGTCGGCTGGACACCCCGCGCGAGCAGGGTCGCACCTGGCGGCCTGCGCTCGACCCCGACGCCATCGGCCGTGGTGCGGAGGCGTTCGCCCGGTTCATGGGCACCGGGCGCTTCCTGCTCTACATGACCGGGTTCATCATCGTCTGGATCTTCCTCAACGTCGTCGGGCTGGTCGGCCACTGGGACCCGTACCCGTTCATCCTGCTCAACCTCTGCTTCTCGGTTCAGGCGTCGTACGCGGCGCCGCTGATCCTGCTCGCCCAGAACCGGCAGGACGACCGCGACCGCGTCGCGCTCGAGCAGGACCGGCAGCAGGCGGAAAGGAGCCTGGCGGACACCGAGTTCCTCGCCCGCGAGATGGCGGCGCTGCGCATCGCGCTGTCGGAGGTCGCCACCCGAGACTTCGTGCGGTCCGAGCTCCGGGCCCTGCTGGAGGACCTGACCGAGGACCGCGACGCCGACGTCGTGCCGACCACGAGCGGCGGCACCGACCGGAGCGCGCCACCCAGCGCCTGA
- a CDS encoding Mrp/NBP35 family ATP-binding protein: protein MPTDTPPTATSPAPGGLEEAIRAALARVQDPEIHRPITDLGMVRSVELDGGRVVVGIDLTVPGCPLKDTLQRDVTAAVAAVPGVDEVVVQLGSMTAEQRAELRSRLRGGAGEPVIPFAQPGSLTRVIAVASGKGGVGKSSVTANLAVAMARQGLSVGVVDADIYGFSLPRMLGADRPPTQVDDMLLPPEANGVKVVSIGQFVAPGQPVVWRGPMLHRALQQFLADVFWGDLDVLLLDLPPGTGDIAISVAQLLPASELVVVTTPQVAAAEVAERAGAVAVQTRQRVIGVVENMSWLEQPDGTRFELFGAGGGARVAESLSRITGTDVPLLGQVPLDVSLREAGDGGTPVVAANPETAAARVLTDIAKRLAVRPRGLAGRSLGLSPVGR from the coding sequence ATGCCGACCGACACCCCGCCCACCGCCACGTCTCCCGCCCCCGGCGGTCTCGAAGAGGCGATCCGGGCAGCGCTGGCGCGGGTGCAGGACCCGGAGATCCACCGGCCGATCACAGACCTCGGCATGGTGCGCTCCGTCGAGCTCGACGGCGGCCGCGTCGTGGTCGGCATCGACCTCACCGTGCCGGGCTGCCCGCTGAAGGACACGCTGCAGCGCGACGTCACGGCCGCGGTCGCCGCGGTGCCGGGCGTCGACGAGGTGGTGGTCCAGCTCGGGTCGATGACGGCCGAGCAGCGTGCCGAGCTTCGCTCCCGGCTGCGCGGCGGGGCCGGCGAGCCCGTCATCCCGTTCGCCCAGCCCGGTTCGCTGACCAGGGTGATCGCGGTGGCGTCCGGCAAGGGTGGCGTCGGCAAGTCCTCCGTCACGGCCAACCTCGCGGTGGCGATGGCCCGCCAGGGGCTGTCCGTCGGCGTGGTCGACGCGGACATCTACGGCTTCTCGCTGCCGCGCATGCTCGGCGCCGACCGCCCGCCCACGCAGGTGGACGACATGCTCCTGCCGCCCGAGGCGAACGGCGTCAAGGTGGTGTCGATCGGCCAGTTCGTCGCCCCCGGCCAGCCCGTCGTGTGGCGCGGACCGATGCTGCACCGGGCCCTGCAGCAGTTCCTCGCCGACGTGTTCTGGGGCGACCTCGACGTGCTGCTGCTGGACCTGCCGCCCGGGACGGGCGACATCGCCATCTCCGTGGCCCAGCTGCTGCCGGCATCCGAGCTGGTGGTGGTCACGACCCCGCAGGTCGCGGCGGCCGAGGTCGCCGAGCGTGCCGGTGCCGTCGCGGTGCAGACGCGGCAGCGGGTGATCGGCGTCGTGGAGAACATGTCCTGGCTGGAGCAGCCGGACGGCACCCGGTTCGAGCTGTTCGGTGCCGGCGGCGGCGCTCGGGTCGCCGAGAGCCTGTCCCGCATCACCGGCACGGACGTGCCCCTGCTGGGTCAGGTGCCGCTCGACGTGTCGCTGCGCGAGGCGGGCGACGGCGGGACGCCGGTGGTCGCAGCGAACCCCGAGACGGCCGCCGCCCGGGTGCTCACCGACATCGCCAAGCGGCTGGCGGTGCGGCCCCGCGGCCTGGCCGGCCGCTCGCTCGGGCTCTCCCCCGTCGGCCGCTGA
- a CDS encoding exodeoxyribonuclease III yields MLSVATVNVNGIRAAFRRGMGEWLDKRQPDVLLLQEVRGSDEILADHLDPAVWDLAHEAGAAKGRAGVAIASRLPMTAVRVGLGTGATGDAGRWVEADVTVPDGGTLTVVSVYLHSATVGTPSLEEKYAFCEHVGARLRELAQAGGLAVVGGDLNIAHREVDIKNWKGNLANAGFLPQERAYLDHWFDDLGWHDLGRELGGGGPGPYTWWSWRGKAFDNDAGWRIDYQLASAPLAEVAVAANVDRAPSYAERFSDHAPLVVEFDA; encoded by the coding sequence GTGCTGAGCGTCGCCACCGTCAACGTCAACGGCATCCGTGCCGCCTTCCGCCGCGGCATGGGCGAGTGGCTGGACAAGCGCCAGCCGGACGTGCTGCTGCTGCAGGAGGTCCGGGGGTCGGACGAGATCCTGGCCGACCACCTGGACCCGGCGGTCTGGGACCTCGCGCACGAGGCGGGCGCTGCGAAGGGCCGGGCCGGCGTGGCGATCGCGTCGCGGTTGCCGATGACCGCCGTCCGCGTCGGCCTGGGCACCGGAGCAACGGGTGACGCCGGGCGGTGGGTCGAGGCGGACGTCACGGTGCCGGACGGTGGGACGCTGACCGTCGTGTCGGTGTACCTGCACTCCGCGACGGTGGGCACGCCGTCGCTGGAGGAGAAGTACGCGTTCTGCGAGCACGTCGGCGCACGTCTGCGGGAGCTGGCGCAGGCCGGCGGGCTGGCCGTGGTGGGGGGCGACCTGAACATCGCCCACCGCGAGGTGGACATCAAGAACTGGAAGGGCAACCTGGCGAACGCCGGCTTCCTGCCGCAGGAGCGGGCGTACCTGGACCACTGGTTCGACGACCTCGGCTGGCACGACCTGGGGCGCGAGCTGGGTGGCGGCGGTCCCGGGCCGTACACCTGGTGGTCCTGGCGGGGCAAGGCGTTCGACAACGACGCGGGGTGGCGGATCGACTACCAGCTCGCGTCCGCACCGCTGGCCGAGGTGGCCGTGGCGGCGAACGTGGACCGTGCGCCGTCGTACGCCGAGAGGTTCAGCGACCACGCCCCCCTGGTCGTGGAGTTCGACGCCTGA
- a CDS encoding VOC family protein: protein MTTVRSHLWFDDQALPAAQHYAALLPDTRVTSVVQAPAGTPGVADGAPFIVELELVGVPFTFLNGGPALRLDAAFSVLLQVDTQEEVDRYWDALTADGGQPGQCGWLVDQFGVSWQVVPAGLTRVMSGSDPAGVARAMAVMLTMSKLEVAPLEAAYAGR, encoded by the coding sequence ATGACGACGGTTCGCTCGCACCTGTGGTTCGACGACCAGGCGCTACCGGCGGCGCAGCACTACGCCGCGCTGCTGCCGGACACGAGGGTCACCTCGGTGGTGCAGGCGCCGGCGGGCACACCCGGTGTGGCGGACGGTGCGCCGTTCATCGTCGAGCTCGAGCTGGTCGGCGTGCCGTTCACGTTCCTGAACGGCGGCCCCGCCCTCCGGCTGGACGCGGCCTTCTCCGTGCTCCTGCAGGTGGACACCCAGGAGGAGGTCGACCGGTACTGGGACGCGCTGACGGCCGACGGCGGACAGCCGGGTCAGTGCGGGTGGTTGGTCGACCAATTCGGCGTGTCGTGGCAGGTGGTGCCCGCCGGGTTGACGCGCGTGATGAGCGGGTCCGACCCCGCCGGCGTCGCCCGCGCGATGGCCGTCATGCTCACGATGTCGAAGCTCGAGGTGGCCCCGCTCGAGGCGGCCTACGCCGGTCGCTGA
- a CDS encoding bifunctional methylenetetrahydrofolate dehydrogenase/methenyltetrahydrofolate cyclohydrolase codes for MTARLLDGTATAAAIKDELTSRVAALAARGLRPGLGTLLVGDDLGSRLYVEGKHRDCAQVGIASIREDLPADATQEQIEAAVTRLNEDPDCTGFIVQLPLPKGIDTHRVLELIDPAKDADGLHPTNLGRLVLRVNEPVTSPLPCTPRGIVELLTRHGVDLRGADVVVVGRGVTVGRSIGLLLTRRELNATVTLTHTGTADLAAHTRNADVVVAAAGVPGIVTADMVRPGAVVVDVGVSRVTDPATGRSRVVGDVDPAVREVAAWVSPNPGGVGPMTRAMLLTNVVEAAERILA; via the coding sequence ATGACGGCACGGCTGCTGGACGGCACCGCGACAGCGGCTGCTATCAAGGACGAGCTCACCTCCCGGGTCGCCGCGCTGGCGGCCCGGGGGCTGCGCCCCGGGCTCGGCACGCTGCTGGTCGGGGACGACCTCGGGTCGCGGCTCTACGTCGAGGGCAAGCACCGCGACTGCGCGCAGGTCGGCATCGCGTCGATCCGTGAGGACCTGCCGGCTGACGCCACGCAGGAGCAGATCGAGGCGGCGGTCACGCGGCTGAACGAGGACCCGGACTGCACCGGCTTCATCGTGCAGCTGCCGCTGCCGAAGGGCATCGACACGCACCGTGTGCTGGAGCTGATCGACCCGGCGAAGGACGCCGACGGCCTGCACCCGACCAACCTCGGGCGGCTGGTGCTGCGGGTGAACGAGCCGGTGACGTCACCCCTGCCGTGCACCCCGCGCGGCATCGTCGAGCTGCTCACCCGGCACGGGGTCGACCTGCGAGGGGCGGACGTGGTGGTCGTCGGACGGGGCGTGACCGTCGGACGGTCGATCGGGCTGCTGCTCACGCGCCGGGAGCTCAACGCCACGGTGACGCTGACCCACACCGGGACGGCGGACCTGGCGGCGCACACGCGCAACGCCGACGTCGTGGTCGCCGCGGCGGGGGTGCCGGGCATCGTGACGGCGGACATGGTGCGGCCCGGTGCCGTCGTGGTGGACGTCGGGGTCTCGCGGGTGACCGACCCGGCGACGGGCCGGTCGCGTGTGGTGGGCGACGTGGACCCGGCGGTGCGCGAGGTGGCGGCGTGGGTGTCGCCCAACCCCGGCGGCGTCGGGCCGATGACGCGGGCGATGCTGCTCACCAACGTCGTCGAGGCCGCGGAGCGCATCCTCGCCTGA
- the glyA gene encoding serine hydroxymethyltransferase: MTDLMDQSIAELDPDIAAVLDGELARQQGTLEMIASENFVPRAVLQAQGSVLTNKYAEGYPGKRYYGGCEQVDIAETIAIDRAKALFGAEHANVQPHSGATANAAVLHALATPGDRILGLQLAHGGHLTHGMKINFSGRLYDVAAYGVDPESFLITPEAVREAALKHRPAVIIGGWSAYPRHLDFAAFREIADEVGAKLWVDMAHFAGLVAAGLHPSPVPYSDVVSSTVHKTIGGPRSGFILSREEYAKKIDSAVFPGQQGGPLMHVVAAKAVAFKIAGTAEFADRQRRTLEGAKIIAERLSAADVRDAGVSVLTGGTDVHLVLVDLRNSPLDGQQAEDLLHDAGITVNRNAVPFDPRPPRVTSGLRIGTPALATRGFGAAEFTEVADVIATALVDGTGADIDALRARVAKLTEAFPLYAGLKQY, from the coding sequence ATGACCGATCTGATGGATCAGTCCATCGCTGAGCTCGACCCCGACATCGCCGCCGTCCTGGACGGTGAGCTCGCCCGGCAGCAGGGCACGCTGGAGATGATCGCCAGCGAGAACTTCGTCCCCCGCGCGGTGCTGCAGGCGCAGGGATCGGTGCTGACCAACAAGTACGCCGAGGGCTACCCCGGCAAGCGGTACTACGGCGGCTGCGAGCAGGTCGACATCGCCGAGACGATCGCGATCGACCGCGCCAAGGCGCTGTTCGGTGCCGAGCACGCCAACGTGCAGCCGCACTCGGGCGCGACGGCCAACGCGGCCGTGCTGCACGCGCTGGCCACCCCGGGTGACCGGATCCTCGGCCTCCAGCTGGCCCACGGCGGTCACCTGACGCACGGCATGAAGATCAACTTCTCCGGCCGGCTGTACGACGTCGCGGCGTACGGGGTCGACCCCGAGTCGTTCCTGATCACCCCCGAGGCGGTGCGTGAGGCCGCGCTCAAGCACCGTCCGGCCGTCATCATCGGCGGCTGGTCGGCGTACCCGCGGCACCTGGACTTCGCGGCGTTCCGCGAGATCGCCGACGAGGTGGGCGCCAAGCTCTGGGTGGACATGGCGCACTTCGCCGGCCTCGTCGCCGCCGGGCTGCACCCGTCGCCCGTGCCGTACTCCGACGTCGTCTCGTCCACCGTGCACAAGACGATCGGCGGCCCGCGCTCGGGCTTCATCCTCTCGCGCGAGGAGTACGCCAAGAAGATCGACTCGGCCGTGTTCCCCGGTCAGCAGGGTGGCCCGCTGATGCACGTGGTGGCCGCCAAGGCCGTGGCGTTCAAGATCGCCGGTACCGCGGAGTTCGCCGACCGCCAGCGCCGCACGCTGGAGGGCGCCAAGATCATCGCCGAGCGCCTGTCGGCGGCGGACGTGCGGGACGCCGGGGTCTCGGTGCTCACCGGCGGCACGGACGTGCACCTGGTGCTGGTGGACCTGCGGAACTCGCCGCTCGACGGCCAGCAGGCCGAGGACCTCCTGCACGACGCAGGCATCACGGTGAACCGCAACGCCGTGCCGTTCGACCCGCGCCCCCCGCGCGTCACCTCCGGCCTGCGCATCGGCACCCCGGCGCTCGCCACGCGCGGTTTCGGTGCTGCCGAGTTCACCGAGGTGGCGGACGTGATCGCGACCGCGCTGGTGGACGGCACCGGCGCGGACATCGACGCGCTGCGGGCACGGGTCGCCAAGCTGACCGAGGCGTTCCCGCTCTACGCCGGCCTGAAGCAGTACTGA
- a CDS encoding MarR family transcriptional regulator: MADDGVPGPDRIDLLRSAWERERPDLDVSPQGVVTRLHRVANHLTDRLVEVYRRHGLGEGDFDVLATLRRGGAPFERSAGDLAEHTLVTTGGMTKRIDRLERAGLVERRRDAHDGRGRVVALTARGREVIDAAYTEHIANEHRLVAMIGEERAGQLEQILRVWLAALEEPPAHD, encoded by the coding sequence ATGGCGGACGACGGGGTGCCGGGCCCGGATCGCATCGACCTGCTGCGGTCTGCCTGGGAGCGGGAGCGGCCGGACCTCGACGTCAGCCCCCAGGGTGTGGTCACCCGCCTGCACCGGGTGGCGAACCACCTGACCGACCGGCTCGTGGAGGTCTACCGGAGGCACGGCCTGGGCGAGGGCGACTTCGACGTGCTTGCCACGTTGCGGCGCGGGGGAGCGCCGTTCGAGCGGAGCGCCGGCGACCTCGCGGAGCACACGCTGGTGACCACCGGCGGGATGACCAAGCGGATCGACCGGCTGGAACGAGCCGGGCTCGTCGAACGTCGTCGCGACGCGCACGACGGCCGCGGCCGGGTGGTCGCGCTGACCGCGCGGGGCCGCGAGGTGATCGACGCCGCCTACACCGAGCACATCGCGAACGAGCACCGGCTGGTCGCGATGATCGGCGAGGAGCGGGCCGGTCAGCTCGAGCAGATCTTGCGGGTGTGGCTGGCGGCGCTCGAGGAGCCGCCCGCGCACGACTGA
- a CDS encoding DMT family transporter, translating into MEGNWRASATTAVAPVAWGATYFVTRHALPAQLPLWGSALRALPAGLLLLLVARRLPRGRWWWRSAVLGLLNTSVFFVLVYVASQRLETSTASTVMATSPFVLMLVARPLLGQHPTRAALVGAALGVAGVVAMLTTGAARPDPLGIAASVSAMVMSSVGYGLATRWRDDVDVVSSTAWQLVGGGLLLTPAALLVEGPPPRLGPEALLAVGYVALVATALAYLAWFSGLRRLPASAVGLLGLLNPVTGVTLGLLLGGERLGPLQVVGTITVLAAVLVGQPSTAAVVARLRAPLVRRRAPVPGSADESPRLAEPCSVSPR; encoded by the coding sequence ATGGAAGGTAATTGGCGCGCCTCCGCCACCACCGCGGTCGCCCCCGTCGCGTGGGGTGCCACCTACTTCGTCACGCGGCACGCCCTGCCGGCCCAGCTCCCGCTGTGGGGCTCGGCGCTGCGCGCACTCCCCGCCGGCCTGCTGCTGCTCCTCGTCGCCCGACGGTTGCCGCGCGGTCGGTGGTGGTGGCGCTCCGCCGTGCTGGGCCTGCTCAACACGAGCGTGTTCTTCGTGCTCGTGTACGTCGCCTCGCAGCGGCTGGAGACCAGCACCGCCTCGACCGTCATGGCGACGTCGCCCTTCGTGCTCATGCTGGTCGCCCGGCCGCTGCTCGGCCAGCACCCGACCCGCGCCGCCCTGGTCGGCGCCGCCCTCGGCGTGGCGGGCGTCGTGGCGATGCTGACCACGGGCGCCGCGCGTCCCGACCCGCTCGGCATCGCGGCCTCGGTCAGCGCGATGGTGATGTCGTCCGTCGGCTACGGCCTGGCGACGCGCTGGCGCGACGACGTGGACGTCGTCAGCTCCACCGCCTGGCAGCTGGTGGGCGGCGGCCTCCTGCTGACCCCGGCTGCCCTGCTCGTGGAGGGTCCGCCGCCGAGGCTGGGACCCGAGGCCCTCCTCGCCGTCGGATACGTGGCGCTGGTCGCCACGGCGCTCGCCTACCTGGCCTGGTTCTCGGGCCTGCGCCGCCTACCCGCCTCCGCCGTCGGCCTGCTCGGACTCCTGAACCCGGTCACCGGCGTCACGCTCGGGCTGCTGCTCGGCGGCGAGCGGCTCGGCCCGCTCCAGGTGGTCGGCACGATCACCGTGCTGGCAGCCGTGCTGGTCGGACAGCCGTCGACCGCCGCCGTCGTCGCACGCCTGCGGGCACCGCTCGTCCGGCGCAGAGCGCCCGTCCCGGGCTCAGCCGACGAGTCCCCGCGGCTCGCCGAACCGTGCAGCGTCAGTCCTCGGTAG
- a CDS encoding GNAT family N-acetyltransferase has translation MTADDIEIRLVTAEDAGELLTLRRAAFVTEAQLANDPFIPPLTQTLKELRADLSAPGVITVGMWQRHRLVGSIRVLVEGSKATLGRFAVAPDQQGKGVGTHLLDAVATFLPDGISEVWIFTARDSVQNIAMYTRRGYEYQHDRTAGDLTYAYLRRFLGRDPGEELEPADDGAATED, from the coding sequence ATGACGGCCGACGACATCGAGATCCGCCTCGTCACCGCGGAGGACGCCGGCGAGCTGCTGACGCTGCGCCGGGCTGCGTTCGTGACGGAGGCGCAGCTCGCCAACGACCCCTTCATCCCGCCGCTGACGCAGACGCTCAAGGAGCTGCGAGCCGACCTGTCCGCCCCGGGCGTGATCACCGTCGGCATGTGGCAGCGGCACCGGCTGGTCGGCTCGATCCGGGTGCTGGTCGAGGGTTCGAAGGCGACGCTCGGCCGGTTCGCGGTCGCGCCCGACCAGCAGGGCAAGGGCGTCGGCACGCACCTGCTCGACGCCGTGGCGACGTTCCTGCCGGACGGCATCAGCGAGGTGTGGATCTTCACCGCGCGGGACTCCGTGCAGAACATCGCCATGTACACGCGGCGGGGCTACGAGTACCAGCACGACCGGACGGCCGGGGACCTGACCTACGCCTACCTGCGCCGGTTCCTGGGTCGGGACCCCGGTGAGGAGCTGGAGCCCGCCGACGACGGTGCCGCTACCGAGGACTGA
- the purU gene encoding formyltetrahydrofolate deformylase, with the protein MSPTTDTDATAWVLTLSCPDRPGIVAAVAGLLAEHGGNITESQQFGDADSGLFFMRVQVTAAASRESLETALTALAERFDLTWELDVAGRPIRTLVMVSTAAHCLNDLAFRQRSESLPIDIVAVVSNHEVLRPLAEFYDIAFHHLPVSPDTKAQAEARLLELVDQLDVELVVLARYMQVLSDDLCRRLPGRVINIHHSFLPSFKGARPYAQAHARGVKLIGATAHYVTAALDEGPIIEQDVERVDHNRTVADMVRLGQDVERRALARAVRWHAEHRVLLDGRRTIVFR; encoded by the coding sequence GTGTCCCCCACCACAGACACCGACGCCACCGCCTGGGTGCTGACCCTGTCCTGCCCCGACCGTCCCGGCATCGTCGCCGCGGTCGCCGGCCTGCTCGCCGAGCACGGAGGCAACATCACCGAGTCGCAGCAGTTCGGGGACGCCGACTCGGGTCTGTTCTTCATGCGCGTGCAGGTGACGGCGGCGGCGTCGCGGGAGTCGCTGGAGACGGCGCTGACCGCGTTGGCGGAGCGGTTCGACCTCACCTGGGAGCTCGACGTCGCCGGTCGACCGATCCGGACCCTGGTCATGGTCTCCACCGCGGCGCACTGCCTGAACGACCTCGCCTTCCGCCAGCGGTCGGAGAGCCTGCCGATCGACATCGTGGCCGTCGTGTCCAACCACGAGGTGCTGCGCCCGCTGGCCGAGTTCTACGACATCGCCTTCCACCACCTGCCGGTCAGCCCCGACACCAAGGCGCAGGCCGAGGCGCGGCTGCTCGAGCTGGTCGACCAGCTCGACGTCGAGCTGGTCGTGCTGGCCCGCTACATGCAGGTGCTGTCCGACGACCTGTGCCGACGGCTGCCCGGCCGGGTGATCAACATCCACCACTCGTTCCTGCCGTCGTTCAAGGGCGCCCGCCCGTACGCCCAGGCGCACGCCCGCGGCGTCAAGCTGATCGGAGCGACGGCGCACTACGTGACCGCGGCGCTCGACGAGGGGCCGATCATCGAGCAGGACGTCGAGCGGGTGGACCACAACCGCACGGTCGCCGACATGGTGCGCCTCGGCCAGGACGTCGAACGTCGCGCGCTGGCCCGTGCCGTTCGCTGGCACGCCGAGCACCGCGTGCTGCTGGACGGCCGCCGCACCATCGTCTTCCGCTGA